Proteins encoded by one window of bacterium:
- the selD gene encoding selenide, water dikinase SelD — translation MERNDEPRDQRPQLRLTQLSHGAGUACKLGASELTQVLRHLVPFHDAAVLVDAGTSDDAAVYRVDAERALVATVDFFTPIVDDPRDFGRIAAANALSDIYAMGARPLFALNLVAFPRAHLGTGVLEEIVRGAGEIAREAGIAIIGGHSIDDAEPKFGLCVIGEAVPDRIVRNSTARPGDVLVLTKPIGTGAISTALKRGVAEPHAVQAAVESMTTLNRAAAEAMLRAGASAATDVTGFGLLGHLREMVRGSRLAAVVRASAVPLLPTALGLAERGILPGGSKRNFDDVAGDVRWADAVPEPLRRLLCDAQTSGGLLIAVAPDRAQGLLAELRDAGLTAAEIGWLYEGPPGTITVEP, via the coding sequence ATGGAGAGGAACGACGAACCCAGGGACCAGCGGCCGCAGCTCCGGCTGACGCAGCTCTCGCACGGCGCCGGTTGAGCGTGTAAGCTCGGCGCCTCCGAGCTGACGCAGGTCCTGCGTCACCTGGTCCCGTTTCACGACGCCGCGGTCCTCGTCGACGCCGGCACGTCCGACGACGCCGCGGTCTATCGCGTGGACGCGGAGCGTGCTCTCGTGGCCACGGTGGACTTCTTTACGCCCATCGTGGACGACCCGCGGGACTTCGGCCGCATCGCGGCGGCGAACGCGCTCTCGGACATCTACGCGATGGGCGCGCGGCCGCTGTTCGCGTTGAACCTCGTCGCGTTCCCGCGCGCGCACCTCGGCACCGGCGTGCTCGAGGAGATCGTGCGTGGCGCGGGCGAGATCGCGCGCGAGGCCGGCATCGCCATCATCGGCGGGCACTCCATTGACGACGCGGAGCCCAAGTTCGGCCTCTGCGTGATCGGAGAGGCCGTGCCGGACCGGATCGTGCGCAACTCGACCGCGCGCCCCGGCGATGTGCTCGTGCTGACCAAGCCCATCGGCACCGGCGCGATTTCGACGGCGCTCAAGCGCGGCGTCGCGGAGCCGCACGCCGTCCAGGCCGCGGTCGAGAGCATGACGACGCTGAACCGGGCAGCGGCGGAGGCGATGCTGCGTGCCGGCGCGAGCGCCGCCACCGACGTGACCGGCTTCGGCCTGCTCGGCCACCTGCGGGAGATGGTGCGGGGCAGCCGCCTCGCCGCCGTCGTGCGCGCCTCGGCGGTGCCGCTGCTCCCCACCGCCCTCGGGCTCGCCGAGCGCGGCATCCTCCCAGGGGGCAGCAAGCGCAACTTCGACGACGTCGCGGGCGATGTCCGCTGGGCCGACGCGGTGCCCGAGCCGCTCCGGCGGCTGCTCTGCGACGCGCAGACCTCCGGCGGCCTGCTCATCGCTGTCGCGCCGGACCGCGCGCAGGGGCTGCTGGCCGAGCTGCGGGACGCCGGCCTCACGGCCGCCGAGATCGGCTGGCTTTACGAGGGTCCGCCGGGCACCATCACCGTCGAGCCCTGA
- the lpdA gene encoding dihydrolipoyl dehydrogenase has translation MAENSFDVVVIGAGPGGYVAALRAAQLGMKVACVEADKLGGTCNNWGCIPTKAMLESAHYAARLGELAEFGIKVGNVELDIAAAAKRAKKVADQGAKGVAYLFKKNGVEHVKGWGRLAGRGKVVVKGEDGERVLEAKNVVIATGSRPKDLPILKIDGDRVWSSDHAVFPTAMPESLAVIGAGAVGMEFADVYASFGAKVTVIEALDRVLPNEDEESSAVVTRSFKKRGIEVLTGARLEKASVGKDGVKLTVQPKSGKAQTLDVERVLVAVGRAPVVDDIGLETAGVQVDRGFIVVDAKMRTNVPGIYAIGDVARPPLLAHKAMFEGIAAAEAIAGDEHAGVDYDNIPSVTYCHPEVASVGLTEAKARERGLDIEVGTFPFSANGRARTAGDTEGFVKVIRDKRYGEVLGAHIVGPHASELIGEFVVGRRLETTVEELERAMHPHPTLSEAIGEAALAALGRALHI, from the coding sequence GTGGCGGAGAACTCGTTCGACGTGGTAGTGATCGGCGCGGGCCCCGGCGGGTACGTCGCGGCGCTGCGGGCGGCCCAGCTCGGGATGAAGGTCGCGTGCGTCGAGGCGGACAAGCTGGGCGGCACGTGCAACAACTGGGGCTGCATCCCGACCAAGGCGATGCTCGAGAGCGCGCACTACGCGGCGCGGCTCGGCGAGCTGGCCGAGTTCGGCATCAAGGTCGGCAACGTGGAGCTGGACATCGCGGCGGCGGCCAAGCGCGCCAAGAAGGTGGCGGACCAGGGTGCCAAGGGCGTGGCGTACCTGTTCAAGAAGAACGGGGTCGAACACGTCAAGGGCTGGGGCCGGCTCGCGGGCAGGGGCAAGGTGGTGGTCAAGGGGGAGGACGGCGAGCGGGTGCTCGAGGCGAAGAACGTCGTCATCGCCACCGGCTCGCGTCCGAAGGACCTGCCGATCCTGAAGATCGACGGCGATCGTGTCTGGAGCTCGGATCACGCCGTCTTCCCCACCGCGATGCCGGAGTCGCTGGCGGTGATCGGCGCGGGCGCGGTCGGGATGGAGTTCGCTGACGTGTACGCCTCGTTCGGCGCCAAGGTCACGGTCATCGAGGCGCTGGACCGTGTGCTGCCGAACGAGGACGAAGAGTCGTCGGCCGTCGTGACCCGCAGCTTCAAGAAGCGCGGCATCGAAGTGCTGACCGGCGCGCGGCTGGAGAAGGCGAGCGTCGGCAAGGACGGCGTGAAGCTGACGGTGCAGCCCAAGAGCGGCAAGGCGCAGACGCTCGACGTCGAGCGCGTGCTGGTCGCCGTCGGCCGGGCTCCGGTCGTGGACGACATCGGCCTGGAGACGGCGGGCGTGCAGGTGGATCGCGGGTTCATCGTGGTGGACGCCAAGATGCGCACGAACGTGCCGGGCATTTATGCGATCGGCGACGTGGCGCGTCCGCCGCTGCTGGCGCACAAGGCGATGTTCGAGGGCATCGCGGCGGCCGAGGCCATCGCGGGCGACGAGCACGCCGGCGTGGACTACGACAACATCCCGAGTGTGACGTACTGTCACCCGGAGGTGGCGTCGGTGGGTCTGACGGAGGCGAAGGCGCGCGAGCGCGGGCTGGACATCGAGGTCGGCACGTTCCCGTTCAGCGCGAACGGGCGGGCGCGCACGGCCGGTGACACCGAGGGCTTCGTCAAGGTGATCCGCGACAAGCGCTACGGCGAGGTCCTCGGCGCGCACATCGTCGGCCCGCACGCGAGCGAGCTGATCGGCGAGTTCGTGGTCGGCCGGCGGCTGGAGACGACGGTCGAGGAGCTGGAGCGGGCGATGCACCCGCACCCGACGCTCTCGGAAGCGATCGGCGAAGCGGCGCTCGCCGCGCTCGGCCGGGCGCTGCACATCTGA
- a CDS encoding pyruvate dehydrogenase complex dihydrolipoamide acetyltransferase — protein sequence MATKVHMEALSPTMEEGQIVRWLKAEGDEVKEGDILAEIETDKATMELVARGSGVLRKQFLKEGATAPVGAVIGVIAAPDEDISAILQEAPAGAAEPTHAAPSPAPQAGPPEETRGARQVGEAAAGLAGADKTERAQAATGVQAAVESPDRRPTPAPPGTDQQRIAGGRVEPAAVPPDGRVKASPLARRLAAEAGLELASIQGTGPGGRITKRDIESALAARAAAPAVPAVEAPRVARPTVGVPAVPEVEEIPATQMRKTIAKRLATSIGPVPTFYLTIEVDARRLLEVRERVNARLAASGEKTSINDFIIKATAEALRRHPEVNASWGENVIRRYGRVHVGVAVAVEDGLITPVVRDADLKGVAQIAREVRDLAARARQRKLAPEEYTGATFSVSNLGMYGIVEFTAIINPPEAGILAIGQIEEKPVVENGEVVVRPRMRVTMSCDHRVVDGATGARFLQTLKDFLEEPGMMLV from the coding sequence ATGGCAACCAAGGTCCACATGGAGGCCCTCTCGCCCACGATGGAAGAAGGGCAGATCGTGCGGTGGTTGAAGGCCGAGGGCGATGAGGTGAAGGAAGGCGACATCCTGGCCGAGATCGAGACGGACAAGGCCACGATGGAGCTGGTGGCGCGCGGCAGCGGCGTGCTGCGCAAGCAGTTCCTGAAGGAAGGCGCCACGGCGCCGGTCGGCGCGGTGATCGGCGTCATTGCGGCGCCGGACGAGGATATCTCGGCGATCCTCCAGGAGGCGCCGGCGGGGGCAGCGGAGCCGACGCACGCCGCGCCGTCCCCCGCGCCGCAGGCGGGCCCGCCGGAGGAGACGCGGGGTGCGCGGCAGGTCGGCGAGGCGGCAGCCGGTCTGGCCGGAGCGGACAAGACGGAGCGCGCGCAGGCGGCGACGGGCGTGCAGGCGGCCGTGGAGTCGCCGGACCGTCGGCCCACGCCCGCGCCGCCGGGAACGGACCAGCAGCGGATCGCCGGCGGCCGGGTCGAGCCGGCGGCGGTCCCGCCGGACGGCCGGGTGAAGGCCTCGCCGCTGGCGCGCCGGCTCGCGGCGGAGGCCGGCCTCGAGCTGGCCAGCATCCAGGGCACGGGCCCCGGCGGCCGGATCACGAAGCGCGACATCGAGAGCGCGCTGGCGGCGCGGGCGGCCGCGCCGGCGGTGCCGGCGGTGGAGGCGCCGCGGGTCGCGCGCCCGACGGTCGGCGTGCCGGCCGTTCCGGAGGTCGAGGAGATCCCCGCCACGCAGATGCGCAAGACCATCGCGAAGCGGCTGGCGACCTCGATCGGCCCGGTGCCGACGTTCTATCTCACCATCGAGGTGGATGCGCGGCGTCTGCTCGAAGTGCGTGAGCGGGTCAACGCGCGGCTCGCGGCCTCGGGCGAGAAGACGTCCATCAACGACTTCATCATCAAGGCGACGGCCGAGGCGCTACGGCGGCATCCGGAGGTCAACGCGTCGTGGGGCGAGAACGTCATCCGACGCTACGGCCGGGTGCACGTGGGCGTCGCGGTCGCCGTGGAGGATGGTCTCATCACGCCGGTCGTCCGGGATGCGGACCTGAAGGGCGTGGCGCAGATCGCGCGGGAGGTGCGCGACCTCGCGGCGCGTGCGCGGCAGCGCAAGCTCGCGCCGGAGGAGTATACGGGCGCCACGTTCTCGGTCTCCAACCTCGGCATGTACGGCATCGTCGAGTTCACGGCGATCATCAACCCGCCCGAGGCGGGGATCCTCGCCATCGGCCAGATCGAGGAGAAGCCGGTGGTGGAGAACGGCGAGGTCGTGGTGCGGCCGCGGATGCGCGTGACCATGAGCTGCGACCATCGCGTGGTGGATGGCGCGACCGGCGCGCGCTTCCTCCAGACGCTCAAGGACTTCCTGGAGGAGCCGGGAATGATGCTGGTGTGA
- a CDS encoding pyruvate dehydrogenase complex E1 component subunit beta, with amino-acid sequence MAVMTYREALNQAMVEEMERDPDVFLMGEEVGVYNGAYKVSKGMLDRFGEMRVVDTPITELGFAGLGIGAAMVGLRPIIEFMTFNFSILAMDQVFNSAAKMLYMSGGQFKCPIVFRGPTGAALQLSAQHSQAMESPYAHFPGIKLCTPATPADAKGLLKAAIRDDDPVVVMEGELLYALKGEVPEDPDFIVPLGVADVKREGRDVSIITHGKMLHVALQAASMLEKEGVEAEVLDLRSLRPLDVDAILATVKKTNRAVYVEEGWPYVGIGAQIAALIQEEAFDYLDAPVLRVTQADVPMPYNKSLEKLAKPSAERVAEACRRVLYR; translated from the coding sequence ATGGCGGTGATGACCTATCGTGAGGCCCTCAACCAGGCCATGGTCGAGGAGATGGAGCGCGACCCCGACGTCTTCCTCATGGGTGAGGAGGTCGGAGTCTACAACGGCGCGTACAAGGTCTCGAAGGGGATGCTGGACCGGTTCGGCGAGATGCGCGTGGTGGACACGCCCATCACCGAGCTGGGCTTCGCGGGGCTGGGCATCGGCGCTGCGATGGTCGGTCTCCGGCCGATCATCGAGTTCATGACGTTCAACTTCTCGATCCTGGCGATGGACCAGGTGTTCAACAGCGCCGCGAAGATGCTGTACATGTCGGGCGGCCAGTTCAAGTGCCCGATCGTGTTCCGTGGCCCGACGGGCGCGGCGCTCCAGCTCTCGGCGCAGCATTCCCAGGCGATGGAGTCGCCGTACGCGCACTTCCCGGGCATCAAGCTGTGCACCCCGGCGACGCCCGCGGATGCGAAGGGGCTGCTGAAGGCGGCGATCCGCGACGATGACCCCGTCGTGGTGATGGAGGGCGAGCTCCTGTACGCGCTGAAGGGCGAGGTGCCGGAGGACCCCGACTTCATCGTGCCGTTGGGCGTGGCGGATGTGAAGCGGGAGGGGCGGGACGTGAGCATCATCACGCACGGGAAGATGCTGCACGTCGCGCTCCAGGCGGCGTCCATGCTCGAGAAGGAGGGCGTGGAGGCGGAGGTGCTGGACCTTCGCTCGCTCCGCCCGCTGGACGTGGATGCGATCCTCGCCACGGTGAAGAAGACGAACCGCGCCGTGTACGTGGAGGAGGGCTGGCCCTACGTCGGCATCGGCGCGCAGATCGCCGCGCTGATCCAGGAGGAGGCGTTCGACTACCTGGACGCGCCGGTCCTGCGTGTGACGCAGGCGGACGTGCCGATGCCCTACAACAAGTCGTTGGAGAAGCTGGCAAAGCCGTCGGCGGAGCGTGTGGCGGAAGCGTGCCGGCGGGTCCTCTACCGGTAG
- the pdhA gene encoding pyruvate dehydrogenase (acetyl-transferring) E1 component subunit alpha: MAETKAAARKAAVEEPARDKRALGGLDRETLHGLLYQMLLGRRFEEKCAEAYALGKIGGFCHLYIGQEAVAVGAISVLRPDDYVISAYREHVHALAKGMTAREVMAELYGRIDGCAKGKGGSMHLYSAEKNFLGGWGIVGGQIPLAVGVGWAIKYKGEDRVCLCFMGEAAVNQGAFHESLNMAALWKLPVIFIVENNRFGMGTAWERASSLYDISQKASAYDMPSAVADGMDVLAVREAVAEAVARAREESIPTLIEARCYRFMGHSMSDPVHGVYRTKEEVEEAKKKDPIRIFIDLLREHGMLTEDELNEMDAKVQAEVEDAAEFADKSPEPPAEELYKDVYAQIPEHGRLFFDRMDRMEG, from the coding sequence ATGGCGGAGACGAAGGCGGCGGCGCGCAAGGCCGCGGTCGAGGAGCCGGCCCGCGACAAGCGTGCGCTGGGCGGCCTGGACCGCGAGACCTTGCACGGTCTGCTCTATCAGATGTTGCTGGGCCGCCGTTTTGAAGAGAAGTGCGCGGAGGCCTACGCACTCGGCAAGATCGGGGGCTTCTGCCACCTGTACATCGGCCAGGAAGCCGTGGCGGTCGGCGCGATCAGTGTCCTCAGGCCGGATGACTACGTGATCTCGGCGTACCGGGAGCACGTGCACGCGCTGGCCAAGGGCATGACGGCGCGCGAGGTCATGGCGGAGCTGTACGGCCGCATCGACGGCTGTGCCAAGGGCAAGGGCGGCTCGATGCACCTGTACAGCGCCGAGAAGAACTTCCTGGGCGGCTGGGGCATCGTCGGCGGCCAGATCCCGCTGGCGGTGGGCGTCGGCTGGGCGATCAAGTACAAGGGCGAGGACCGGGTCTGCCTCTGCTTCATGGGCGAGGCCGCGGTGAACCAGGGCGCGTTCCACGAGTCGCTGAACATGGCGGCGCTGTGGAAGCTGCCGGTGATCTTCATCGTGGAGAACAACCGGTTCGGGATGGGGACGGCGTGGGAGCGGGCGTCGTCGCTGTACGACATCTCGCAGAAGGCGTCCGCGTACGACATGCCGTCGGCGGTCGCGGATGGGATGGACGTGCTCGCGGTGCGCGAGGCGGTCGCGGAAGCGGTGGCGCGTGCGCGGGAGGAGTCGATCCCGACGCTGATCGAGGCGCGTTGCTACCGGTTCATGGGCCACTCCATGTCGGACCCGGTGCACGGGGTCTACCGCACGAAGGAAGAGGTCGAGGAGGCGAAGAAGAAGGATCCGATCCGGATCTTCATCGACCTGCTCCGTGAGCACGGGATGCTGACGGAGGACGAGCTGAACGAGATGGATGCGAAGGTTCAGGCCGAGGTGGAGGACGCCGCGGAGTTCGCGGACAAGTCACCCGAGCCTCCGGCGGAGGAGCTGTACAAGGACGTCTATGCGCAGATCCCGGAGCACGGCCGGCTGTTCTTCGACCGCATGGACCGGATGGAGGGCTGA
- the lipA gene encoding lipoyl synthase: MRERAQAASGYAPQGKDTGIVKSKGTARLPVLEGQRPIALGERKPGWLKVRSPGGPNYLRLKRLMRGQRLHSVCEEAGCPNIGECWEAGTATFLILGDVCTRACKYCAIAHGMPTELDWDEPRRVAEAVATLELEHVVITSVNRDDLPDGGAAIFAETIRLCREARPGCTVEVLIPDFKGDEAALRTVVEARPDILNHNLETVERLHPWARPGGRYWRSISLLGAAKRMDPGMLTKSGVILGLGETAEEIRKAMVDLREAGVDILTLGQYLRPSPYHAPVVRWVTPEEFAEWKRVGEEELGFRHVESGPLVRSSYHAEKQARTVTAGGVGRIQEILEADVPAPAEVVGVRGGGAGNGPARPPVLVQIEPRRAVGS; this comes from the coding sequence ATGAGAGAGCGAGCGCAGGCGGCGTCGGGCTACGCGCCGCAGGGCAAGGATACAGGGATCGTCAAGTCCAAGGGCACGGCGCGGCTGCCCGTGCTGGAGGGGCAGCGGCCGATCGCGCTGGGCGAGCGCAAGCCGGGCTGGTTGAAGGTACGGTCGCCCGGCGGGCCGAACTACCTGCGCCTGAAACGGCTGATGCGGGGTCAGCGGCTGCACTCGGTGTGCGAGGAGGCGGGCTGCCCCAACATCGGCGAGTGTTGGGAGGCGGGGACCGCGACGTTCCTGATCCTCGGGGATGTCTGCACGCGGGCGTGCAAGTACTGCGCGATCGCCCATGGCATGCCCACCGAGCTGGACTGGGACGAGCCCCGGCGCGTCGCGGAGGCCGTCGCGACGCTGGAGCTGGAGCACGTCGTCATCACGAGCGTCAACCGTGATGACCTGCCGGACGGCGGCGCGGCGATCTTCGCGGAGACGATCCGGCTGTGCCGGGAGGCGCGGCCCGGGTGCACCGTCGAGGTGCTGATCCCGGACTTCAAGGGGGATGAGGCCGCGTTGCGGACGGTGGTCGAAGCGCGGCCGGACATCCTGAACCACAACCTGGAGACGGTGGAGCGGCTGCATCCGTGGGCGCGGCCGGGGGGGCGGTACTGGCGGAGCATCTCGCTGCTCGGCGCCGCGAAGCGGATGGACCCGGGGATGCTGACCAAGTCCGGGGTGATCCTGGGGCTGGGCGAGACGGCGGAGGAGATCCGCAAGGCGATGGTGGATCTGCGGGAGGCGGGGGTGGACATCCTCACGCTCGGTCAGTACCTCCGGCCCTCGCCGTACCACGCGCCGGTGGTGCGGTGGGTCACGCCCGAGGAGTTCGCGGAGTGGAAGCGGGTGGGTGAGGAGGAGCTGGGGTTCCGGCACGTGGAGTCCGGCCCGCTGGTCCGCTCGAGCTACCACGCCGAGAAGCAGGCGCGGACGGTGACGGCGGGCGGCGTCGGCCGGATCCAGGAGATCCTGGAGGCGGATGTGCCGGCACCGGCGGAGGTGGTGGGGGTACGCGGCGGTGGTGCGGGGAACGGCCCCGCACGGCCGCCCGTGCTGGTTCAGATCGAGCCGCGGCGCGCGGTGGGGAGCTGA
- a CDS encoding TIGR01777 family protein — translation MRVAITGSSGLIGSALVERLRANGHEVTRLVRSRDRAGGPGAAYWDPARGEVDAAGLEGHDVVIHLAGESLVGLWTARKKARIRDSRVRGTRLLAEALAALSRPPAVLLSASAIGFYGARPPDVGLDEDAPPGTGFLADTARAWEAAADPARAAGIRVVHPRFGLVLSPRGGALAAMLPLFRLGLGGRLGSGAQVWSWITLDDVVEAALHALRTESLAGPVNFVAPEPVSNAEFTRVLGRVLRRPALLVVPAFAARLAAGEMAEEMLLSGARVVPRRLLETGYRFRFPALEPALRHLLG, via the coding sequence ATGCGCGTCGCGATCACCGGCTCGAGCGGGCTGATCGGGTCCGCGCTGGTCGAGCGGCTCCGTGCCAACGGGCACGAGGTGACGCGGCTGGTACGGAGCCGGGACCGGGCGGGCGGACCGGGCGCCGCGTACTGGGACCCGGCGCGAGGGGAGGTCGACGCCGCGGGGCTCGAGGGGCACGACGTCGTCATCCATCTCGCGGGCGAGAGCCTCGTCGGGTTGTGGACGGCGCGGAAGAAGGCCCGGATCCGGGACAGCCGGGTCCGGGGCACGCGGCTGCTCGCGGAGGCGCTCGCCGCGCTCTCGCGGCCGCCGGCCGTCCTGCTGTCCGCGTCGGCGATCGGGTTCTACGGCGCGCGGCCGCCGGACGTGGGCCTGGACGAGGACGCGCCGCCGGGGACCGGGTTCCTGGCGGACACGGCCCGGGCGTGGGAGGCGGCGGCCGACCCGGCGCGGGCGGCGGGGATCCGGGTGGTGCATCCGCGGTTCGGGCTGGTCCTGAGCCCCCGCGGCGGCGCGCTGGCCGCGATGCTCCCTCTGTTCCGGCTCGGCCTCGGCGGCAGGCTCGGCAGCGGCGCGCAGGTCTGGAGCTGGATCACGCTGGACGACGTCGTCGAGGCGGCGCTCCACGCGCTCCGGACCGAATCCCTGGCGGGGCCCGTGAACTTCGTGGCGCCGGAGCCCGTGTCCAACGCGGAATTCACGCGGGTGCTGGGCCGCGTGCTGCGGCGGCCGGCGCTGCTCGTGGTCCCGGCGTTCGCCGCGCGCCTGGCGGCGGGCGAGATGGCGGAGGAGATGCTGTTGTCCGGAGCGCGCGTCGTGCCCCGCCGGCTCCTCGAGACCGGATACCGCTTCCGCTTTCCTGCCCTGGAGCCGGCGCTGCGGCACCTGCTGGGCTGA
- a CDS encoding deoxyhypusine synthase (transforms a conserved lysine residue of initiation factor 5A into deoxyhypusine), which yields MARKSQFLSGRRIDPRRITGGMTVPELIDGTFLAYNAGRLREACRLFTEKMLEDDVTVGVSITGALTPAGLGISALIPLVEAGFIDWVVSTGANLYHDAHFGLGLELHQGNPHVSDLLLREEEVVRIYDIFFDYSVLLDTDAFFREMIRAPEFNRTMSTAEFHHLCGKYIAERERALGQPRKSFLAACWEYDVPVYTSSPGDSSIGMNVAAMALQGSKLMFDVSADVNETASIVLDAKRRGGRSAVLILGGGSPKNFMLQTEPQIQEVLGIEEKGHDYFLQITDARPDTGGLSGATPAEAVSWGKVDPDRLPDAVVCYTDSTIALPLLAAYALAKHPPREPKRLFKRRAEMLERLKAEYAKSVRNEAVRERARHGEDHEVTLERHR from the coding sequence ATGGCGAGAAAGAGCCAGTTCCTGAGCGGGCGCCGCATCGATCCGCGGCGCATCACGGGCGGGATGACCGTTCCCGAGCTGATCGACGGGACGTTCCTCGCCTACAACGCGGGGCGGCTGCGGGAGGCCTGCCGGCTGTTCACGGAGAAGATGCTGGAGGACGACGTCACGGTCGGCGTCTCGATCACCGGCGCGCTCACGCCGGCGGGCCTCGGGATCAGCGCGCTCATCCCGCTGGTGGAGGCAGGGTTCATCGACTGGGTGGTGTCGACGGGCGCGAACCTGTACCACGACGCGCACTTCGGTCTCGGCCTCGAGCTGCACCAGGGGAACCCGCACGTCTCGGACCTGCTGCTGCGCGAGGAAGAGGTCGTCCGCATCTACGACATCTTCTTCGACTACTCCGTGCTGCTGGACACGGACGCCTTCTTCCGTGAGATGATCCGCGCGCCGGAGTTCAACCGCACGATGTCGACCGCGGAGTTCCATCACCTCTGCGGCAAGTACATCGCGGAGCGGGAGCGCGCGCTGGGGCAGCCGCGCAAGTCCTTCCTGGCAGCGTGCTGGGAGTACGACGTGCCGGTCTACACGTCTTCGCCCGGCGACTCGTCCATCGGGATGAACGTCGCGGCGATGGCGCTCCAGGGCAGCAAGCTGATGTTCGACGTCAGCGCGGACGTGAACGAGACGGCGTCCATCGTGCTGGACGCGAAGCGTCGCGGCGGTCGCTCCGCGGTGTTGATCCTGGGCGGAGGCAGCCCGAAGAACTTCATGCTCCAGACCGAGCCGCAGATCCAGGAGGTGCTGGGGATCGAGGAGAAGGGGCACGACTACTTCCTCCAGATCACGGATGCGCGGCCGGACACGGGCGGGCTCTCGGGCGCCACACCCGCGGAAGCGGTGAGCTGGGGCAAGGTCGATCCGGACCGGCTGCCGGACGCGGTGGTGTGCTACACGGACTCGACGATTGCGCTGCCGCTGCTCGCCGCGTACGCGCTGGCGAAGCACCCGCCGCGCGAACCGAAGCGGCTGTTCAAGCGGCGCGCGGAGATGCTCGAGCGGCTGAAGGCCGAGTACGCGAAATCGGTGCGGAACGAGGCGGTCCGGGAGCGGGCGCGTCACGGCGAGGACCACGAGGTGACACTGGAGCGGCACCGCTGA
- a CDS encoding TIGR00730 family Rossman fold protein translates to MREKKRTPAVRPVGTTRRGRKTEDERLLTRETRRAVTPETIYKDAWRVFRIMGEFVEGFDTLMDLGPAVSIFGSARVTPDDPMYAAAEETARRLAEAGFAVVTGGGPGIMEAANKGAVQGGGPSVGCNIELPFEQGVNDYVDIAINFRYFFVRKTMFVKYAEAFIIFPGGFGTLDELFEALTLIQTGKVRNFPVILFGSEYWQGLLDWLRNKMVAEGKIAPEDMELMHVTDSPEEAVNIVLEYYRTQLENAASESAGNGRGGFKGPVRPVANRLRKTGL, encoded by the coding sequence ATGAGAGAGAAGAAGAGGACACCGGCGGTGCGGCCGGTGGGGACCACGAGGCGGGGTCGCAAGACCGAGGACGAACGGCTGCTGACGCGGGAGACCAGGCGCGCGGTCACGCCGGAGACCATCTACAAGGATGCCTGGCGTGTCTTCCGCATCATGGGCGAGTTCGTCGAGGGCTTCGACACGCTCATGGACCTGGGCCCCGCCGTCAGCATCTTCGGCAGCGCGCGGGTCACGCCGGACGACCCGATGTACGCGGCGGCGGAAGAGACGGCGCGGCGGCTGGCGGAAGCCGGCTTCGCCGTGGTGACCGGCGGTGGGCCGGGGATCATGGAGGCCGCCAACAAGGGCGCGGTCCAGGGTGGCGGCCCCAGCGTCGGCTGCAACATCGAGTTGCCGTTCGAACAGGGGGTCAACGACTACGTCGACATCGCCATCAACTTCCGCTACTTCTTCGTGCGGAAGACGATGTTCGTGAAGTACGCCGAAGCGTTCATCATCTTCCCGGGCGGCTTCGGCACCCTGGACGAGCTGTTCGAGGCGCTGACGCTGATCCAGACGGGCAAGGTACGCAACTTCCCGGTCATCCTGTTCGGCAGCGAGTACTGGCAGGGGCTGCTGGACTGGCTGCGGAACAAGATGGTCGCGGAAGGCAAGATCGCGCCCGAAGACATGGAGCTCATGCACGTCACGGATTCGCCGGAAGAAGCGGTGAACATCGTGCTCGAGTACTACCGGACGCAGCTCGAGAACGCGGCGAGCGAGAGCGCCGGCAACGGGCGGGGCGGTTTCAAGGGGCCGGTGCGCCCGGTTGCCAACCGGCTGCGCAAGACGGGCCTGTGA